A single window of Candidatus Omnitrophota bacterium DNA harbors:
- a CDS encoding cyclase family protein: protein MALWDISLSLRSELPPWPGDIPFSRKFSQSISQGDKCNVSLLTMNSHFATHLDAPYHIVENGAAVDEIPLDVLIGPVLVHEVDCRDLILPPHLPSLDGVERLIFKTPNSSFIADSQFHCDYASMSLEAAKILTGAGVRLIGIDYFSIEAYNNSGFPVHHELCGKGVILVEGLDLRDVVPGWYELIVLPLKIAGADGGPCRAVLRSLD from the coding sequence ATGGCGCTCTGGGATATCTCTCTTTCCCTGCGATCAGAACTGCCGCCCTGGCCGGGCGACATTCCGTTTTCTCGCAAGTTTTCTCAATCCATAAGCCAGGGAGACAAATGCAACGTTTCTCTGTTGACGATGAATTCGCATTTCGCCACTCATCTCGACGCGCCCTATCATATTGTAGAAAACGGCGCCGCGGTGGATGAGATTCCCCTAGACGTTTTAATCGGTCCCGTCCTGGTTCATGAGGTCGATTGCAGGGATTTGATTTTGCCGCCGCATCTTCCCTCACTTGACGGCGTAGAGCGGCTGATTTTCAAAACGCCCAATTCCTCCTTCATCGCCGATAGCCAATTCCATTGCGATTACGCTTCCATGAGTCTGGAAGCGGCGAAAATCCTGACCGGCGCAGGCGTGCGACTGATCGGCATCGATTATTTTTCCATCGAAGCCTACAACAACTCCGGATTTCCCGTACATCATGAACTCTGCGGTAAGGGCGTTATTCTCGTCGAAGGGCTGGATTTGCGGGACGTCGTTCCCGGATGGTATGAACTGATCGTCCTGCCTTTGAAAATCGCCGGCGCCGACGGCGGCCCCTGCCGCGCGGTTTTGCGAAGCTTGGATTAA
- a CDS encoding methyltransferase domain-containing protein, which produces MPSNFQTFYKNVLEHTKTTGSIAPSSRHLAAAITRFVERQDAPILILEVGPGTGPFTDFLVKKLREGDLLELCEMNGSFVEHLQRRLEEEPDWRAHKEQVTIHHKPVQELEEKNPFDFIVSGLPFNNFEPDLVRSILSSYSRLLKPEGVLTFFEYAGVRSMKKLVAGNQERMRVNAVEAVLREFLTKYEKEQIFVALNLPPSVVHVCRIREPFK; this is translated from the coding sequence ATGCCATCCAACTTTCAGACTTTCTACAAAAACGTTCTCGAACATACCAAGACCACCGGCTCCATCGCTCCCAGTTCGCGCCATCTCGCCGCCGCCATCACCCGCTTCGTCGAACGGCAAGACGCTCCCATCCTCATCCTAGAAGTGGGGCCGGGAACCGGTCCCTTCACCGATTTCCTCGTCAAAAAACTGCGCGAAGGCGATCTCCTCGAATTATGCGAAATGAACGGCTCCTTCGTGGAGCATCTCCAACGGCGTTTGGAGGAAGAACCGGATTGGCGCGCCCATAAAGAACAAGTAACGATCCACCATAAACCCGTTCAAGAACTAGAAGAGAAAAATCCCTTCGACTTTATCGTATCCGGCTTGCCCTTCAATAATTTCGAGCCAGACTTGGTGCGCAGCATCCTATCGTCGTATTCGCGCCTATTGAAACCGGAAGGGGTACTGACGTTCTTCGAATACGCGGGGGTGCGCTCCATGAAAAAACTAGTCGCGGGAAATCAGGAAAGAATGCGAGTAAACGCCGTGGAAGCGGTTTTGCGGGAATTTTTAACAAAATACGAAAAAGAACAAATCTTCGTCGCCTTGAATCTTCCCCCTTCCGTAGTTCACGTCTGTCGCATCCGCGAACCGTTCAAATAA
- a CDS encoding DUF4159 domain-containing protein, translating to MLTIARLKYTGGGDWYSNPTSLPNLLLELKRRLHLHTADNNQTAPEEAVVAPLDPELFSYPLLYMNGHGTVKFSDAEAQRLRDYLQRGGFLWADDNYGMDASFRKEIAKVLPDRPLAELPNDHPVYSIYYRFDNGLPKIHEHAGGPPHLYGIYLDGRLAVLYTFNTDIGDGMESEGVHPGDSPEIREQAMRMGINIVLMVLSS from the coding sequence ATGTTGACGATCGCCCGCTTGAAATATACGGGTGGAGGCGATTGGTACAGCAATCCCACCTCGTTGCCTAATCTGCTGTTGGAATTGAAGAGGAGGCTTCATCTTCACACGGCGGACAACAATCAGACGGCGCCGGAAGAAGCCGTAGTCGCTCCCCTGGATCCCGAACTTTTTTCGTATCCGCTTCTTTATATGAACGGGCATGGCACGGTGAAATTTTCCGACGCCGAGGCGCAACGGCTGCGGGACTATTTGCAGCGCGGCGGATTTCTTTGGGCGGACGACAATTATGGAATGGACGCATCGTTCCGCAAAGAGATCGCCAAAGTCCTGCCTGATCGTCCCTTAGCCGAATTGCCCAACGATCATCCCGTCTATTCCATCTATTACCGCTTCGATAATGGGCTGCCGAAAATCCACGAACACGCCGGGGGGCCGCCTCATCTTTATGGGATTTACTTGGATGGGCGGCTGGCCGTTCTCTACACGTTCAATACGGACATCGGCGACGGTATGGAGAGCGAAGGCGTTCATCCCGGCGATTCGCCGGAAATCCGCGAACAAGCTATGCGGATGGGCATCAATATTGTTCTAATGGTTCTATCCAGTTGA
- a CDS encoding glycosyltransferase family 39 protein, with protein MFFILWTMTFLLGCVAQSFILAQYFVPGLLLYGFAGTLSYLLLSFPRGETSSIGEENGSNDKIAKDLDGLAFVLGLISLFVCLWLVHSGSKTTFPPSPRLGYALHFWLGFLVLTLFSVRRPLMAGFRLETKQSLLPLAGLLLFSLCLGVYRLTSVPYTIHGDEGMVGLYARTIVAGNIETLFSTSWYAIPQFFFFPPACGLYLFGDSLFGLRMSAVIIGTLSVIPFYLLTRSWWGWKPAFFGGLLLIGNHWFLHLMHSGVNYVQASFFAMLLLCLNVFAHRRRSLGLYVLSGLVIGLALQSYQANHILPFLWLATQIWLFFLRKIRWRWFAISTAAPLVVAALTISPLWIHDIVKSGKTEMFSSRAEGVAAWTPSGQRHLNGAYRTNGDSTQLWREQFSRALLAPIYYPDTSMQYGGKSPFLDRIASVFFIFAFFIMARRFYDERWSLPFGWIFGVLLAGGALTVDAPFYPRLAGLSAILFLPIAGLFASVMSTGKREDETQPAAILFLLVSILLANGLNWHQYFHIYAQDVNLQNIHYPQTRMAYFILEKGPQTNCFVFSGGNCQFNSGTVRFAAKGCRGQDMEAIPPGFGPGTVAVIVEEPRLDLLPAIKEKMQGAKIEEFFSPLTGARLFTTLYRE; from the coding sequence ATGTTTTTTATTTTATGGACGATGACATTTCTTCTTGGCTGCGTGGCGCAGTCGTTCATCCTCGCCCAATATTTCGTTCCCGGCCTCCTGCTCTACGGCTTCGCGGGAACACTTTCCTATTTGCTGCTCTCCTTTCCTCGCGGAGAGACAAGTTCCATCGGGGAAGAAAACGGCTCCAACGATAAAATCGCCAAAGACCTCGATGGCTTGGCTTTCGTTCTCGGATTGATCTCCTTGTTCGTCTGCCTATGGCTTGTCCATTCGGGTTCCAAAACGACTTTCCCGCCCTCGCCGCGCCTCGGTTACGCACTTCACTTTTGGCTGGGTTTCCTCGTCTTGACTCTCTTTTCCGTCCGGCGCCCGCTTATGGCGGGATTTCGTCTCGAAACGAAACAATCTCTCCTTCCCCTCGCAGGTTTGCTGCTCTTTTCTCTCTGTCTCGGCGTCTATCGTCTAACCAGCGTCCCCTACACTATCCACGGCGACGAAGGCATGGTGGGCCTTTATGCCCGCACCATCGTTGCCGGGAATATCGAAACGTTATTCTCCACGTCCTGGTACGCGATTCCGCAGTTCTTCTTTTTCCCTCCCGCCTGCGGCCTCTATCTCTTTGGAGACAGCCTTTTCGGATTGCGCATGAGCGCCGTCATTATTGGAACACTAAGCGTAATCCCTTTCTATCTTCTAACTCGTTCCTGGTGGGGCTGGAAACCGGCGTTCTTCGGCGGGTTGCTGTTGATCGGCAACCATTGGTTTTTGCACTTGATGCACAGCGGAGTGAATTACGTTCAGGCTTCCTTCTTCGCCATGCTTCTGCTATGCCTTAACGTCTTCGCCCATCGCCGCCGCTCGCTGGGACTATACGTTTTGTCGGGATTGGTCATAGGTCTTGCGCTTCAATCTTACCAAGCCAATCATATTCTCCCTTTCTTATGGCTGGCCACCCAAATTTGGCTTTTCTTTTTGCGCAAGATCCGCTGGCGCTGGTTTGCCATCTCTACCGCCGCGCCTCTCGTCGTCGCTGCGCTAACCATATCGCCCCTTTGGATTCACGATATCGTCAAAAGCGGCAAAACGGAGATGTTTTCCTCGCGGGCCGAAGGCGTAGCGGCCTGGACGCCTAGCGGACAAAGACATTTGAACGGCGCCTACCGGACGAACGGCGATTCCACGCAGTTATGGAGAGAGCAATTCTCGCGGGCGCTGCTCGCCCCCATCTACTATCCCGACACGAGTATGCAATACGGCGGCAAATCGCCGTTTCTTGACCGCATCGCCTCGGTCTTCTTTATATTCGCTTTTTTTATTATGGCGCGGCGCTTTTACGACGAGCGTTGGAGCCTTCCTTTCGGGTGGATTTTCGGCGTATTGCTCGCGGGCGGCGCATTGACGGTGGATGCGCCCTTTTATCCCCGGCTTGCGGGCTTGAGCGCGATTCTTTTTCTCCCCATCGCCGGATTGTTCGCATCTGTGATGTCCACAGGAAAGCGGGAAGACGAAACCCAACCGGCGGCGATTCTCTTCCTTCTGGTTTCGATTCTCCTTGCCAACGGCCTCAATTGGCATCAGTATTTCCACATCTACGCGCAGGACGTAAATTTGCAGAATATCCATTATCCCCAAACGCGCATGGCCTATTTCATCCTAGAAAAAGGTCCGCAAACGAATTGCTTCGTCTTTTCCGGCGGCAATTGCCAATTCAACAGCGGAACCGTCCGCTTCGCCGCCAAGGGATGCCGGGGGCAAGATATGGAGGCGATTCCTCCCGGCTTCGGACCCGGCACTGTCGCCGTAATTGTCGAAGAGCCGCGCCTTGACCTGCTTCCGGCGATTAAAGAAAAAATGCAGGGCGCCAAGATCGAAGAATTCTTTTCGCCTTTAACCGGCGCTAGATTGTTTACCACCCTATACCGAGAGTGA
- a CDS encoding ATP-binding protein: MESPVEYASAEERERLIFRFLLVNKWFLIPTSVAYEWILSASVYRARIYNLSVTLPTIVYTSVSLVLIVLLWFAHRRLEEKEERKSPPIGTTLISLVSYAVDMFYVFFLIVIPDAGNQLWFLFLPPLSLALLTPRAKKFANWIVDGAAATVLLISIYGLLLSYDSVDSINYMRYNPADYLLSLSGLLFMWVAIRMARGWIDDMNSNAERLSEANALWREIAQRFPAEFFLVNEQGELRAASKEARKLLSLPKPGDRDWPECAQSIRNALLLRFHAETKMEETITIPDDDFPHPIKIYPTFFSHKGMRYCIALAQEQNPNVPQRGAILRSDRLSIAGQIAAGLAHEIGNPLGVIRSCADYLRQKCAIDDPYRKEIDLIDEEAKKCQNLIDRLLSLASPKRDAPAVRDLREILERSISLVKYQAGKKIVESTLPPEPAYIYANEGQMLAVFVNLLLNALQSMEKSPPGAKLRVHMRRRGKEAIVDVTDEGSGIAKDELEKIFDPFFTKRAEGTGLGLSIVHQIVTSMNGRIDVASTLGAGTTFTVSLPLHEMGEE; this comes from the coding sequence ATGGAATCGCCGGTCGAATACGCCTCCGCAGAAGAACGGGAACGGCTGATTTTCCGCTTTCTTTTGGTGAATAAATGGTTTTTGATACCCACTTCCGTCGCTTATGAGTGGATTTTATCCGCTTCCGTGTATCGTGCGAGAATTTACAATCTTAGCGTTACGCTTCCCACGATCGTTTATACTTCCGTTTCGCTTGTGTTGATCGTTCTTCTTTGGTTCGCTCACCGCCGCCTTGAGGAAAAAGAGGAACGAAAAAGCCCGCCGATAGGGACGACGCTGATAAGTCTTGTTTCCTATGCGGTGGATATGTTTTATGTTTTTTTCCTGATCGTCATACCCGACGCGGGAAATCAATTGTGGTTTCTGTTTCTGCCGCCTTTATCGCTAGCGTTGTTGACTCCGAGGGCGAAAAAATTCGCCAATTGGATTGTGGATGGCGCGGCGGCCACCGTACTGCTAATCTCTATTTATGGGCTTTTACTATCCTACGATTCCGTCGATTCCATAAATTATATGCGATACAATCCCGCCGATTATCTGCTTAGTCTATCGGGATTGCTGTTCATGTGGGTGGCGATCCGGATGGCGCGGGGGTGGATTGACGACATGAATTCCAACGCCGAGAGGTTGTCGGAAGCCAACGCGCTATGGAGGGAGATTGCGCAGCGCTTTCCGGCGGAGTTTTTTTTAGTGAACGAGCAGGGCGAATTGCGGGCGGCCTCGAAGGAGGCGAGAAAACTCTTATCGCTGCCGAAACCGGGAGATCGAGATTGGCCGGAATGCGCGCAATCGATCCGCAACGCGCTGCTTTTGCGGTTTCATGCGGAAACGAAAATGGAGGAGACGATCACGATTCCCGATGACGACTTTCCCCATCCAATTAAAATCTATCCGACGTTTTTTTCGCATAAGGGAATGCGGTATTGCATAGCGCTGGCCCAGGAGCAGAATCCCAACGTTCCGCAAAGAGGGGCGATTCTTCGGTCCGATCGTTTGAGCATCGCAGGCCAGATCGCCGCCGGATTGGCGCATGAAATCGGCAATCCGTTGGGGGTGATACGTTCATGCGCGGATTACCTGCGTCAGAAATGCGCTATAGACGATCCCTATCGCAAGGAAATCGATCTCATTGATGAAGAAGCCAAGAAGTGTCAGAATTTAATAGACCGGTTATTATCGTTGGCGTCGCCCAAGCGGGATGCGCCGGCGGTTCGCGATTTGCGGGAAATTCTCGAACGCTCGATTTCCTTGGTGAAGTATCAAGCGGGCAAAAAAATCGTAGAAAGTACCTTGCCGCCGGAACCGGCGTATATTTACGCCAACGAGGGGCAGATGTTGGCCGTATTCGTCAATCTGCTATTGAATGCGCTGCAGAGCATGGAAAAATCGCCGCCTGGGGCGAAACTGCGCGTTCATATGCGCCGCCGGGGCAAGGAAGCGATCGTGGACGTAACCGACGAGGGAAGCGGCATCGCTAAGGACGAATTGGAAAAAATCTTCGATCCGTTTTTCACTAAGCGGGCGGAAGGCACGGGTTTGGGGCTTTCTATCGTTCATCAAATCGTAACCTCTATGAATGGGAGGATCGATGTGGCCAGTACGCTCGGCGCGGGAACAACGTTTACAGTGAGTTTGCCGCTGCACGAAATGGGAGAGGAATAA
- a CDS encoding O-antigen ligase family protein, giving the protein MQRRNEEASSPLARLFLYAVYITLCFQLISTATYFNAYYTNPLINKLLLGQYLALSAWLFYLLHSLCAERLVLVWHPYYLPALGLLLWSGIRSFTAPNPGARLNFFIFAAILSSFPLWTACFRDRKFRRLFAWAAFMAGAFILAGCLRQLFTEKPAFSWKWFPALTLTPGSYERQRLGSFLGHNNPSSAYLWISVLYAILLWRRNRRWRWSAFFGVYIALALTIVFLGGSRGVVLMMPPGLAIVGLGFLRLYQGRFARRNDFWKAMSPKKWLGAGGGALGVLLILLVVLSQAPIGQKGIENVMYRFRQSKDDLLSGTYPRVWWISLLMAREHALEGVGFSSWPYLYPSYQESWFEKYPYTRLGLPKDGAYSQQAHNEYLQGWAELGLPGLALILWLLALHGWNIVKLLRSPSPPFGGLIAAAATVGTLMRALFGFPFHEAAASCLFLANLGYFAYYAGGREWEWRASWMSSSWMGVKGFALAGGLIVFSFLFHPIHRYIVGDMMRQLNTTYKHKAELDPSQRQYFYDQAHISLKDSIAYLSDDGEALYELGKSSYFHGMSKGDDNLLRAAIEQLDNSKRNYSFYDQYAYLGRAYRMLWEHQQRPEDWEKSLQNFRKSVAIYPLFYEGWVQIAVLLGKGGKPKESYEFAAETELRFPGFVEEGLLKGAYAASGDGDNITAGMLFDLALIVKPANPTIFLAAMNFYRSIDRLDMAARVLAGAGEHQAPELAMQDLTKTVWLLLQQRRVKEAYDLMAEMRHKVTLQSNVEAWFYSGLVSWHAGQPWESAGCWAMARRLGATEEQLSSCYPAVMSLIAIPACIR; this is encoded by the coding sequence ATGCAACGCCGAAATGAAGAGGCTTCTTCGCCGCTCGCCCGGCTTTTTTTATATGCCGTCTATATAACGCTGTGTTTTCAATTGATCTCCACGGCAACGTATTTTAACGCTTATTACACCAATCCCTTGATTAACAAATTGCTTTTAGGGCAATACCTGGCGTTATCGGCGTGGTTGTTTTACTTGTTGCATAGTCTATGCGCTGAGCGGTTGGTTTTGGTTTGGCATCCGTATTATCTTCCCGCTTTGGGACTATTGCTGTGGTCGGGCATCCGAAGCTTCACGGCGCCCAATCCCGGCGCGCGGCTCAACTTTTTCATATTCGCTGCGATTCTTTCCTCTTTCCCGTTATGGACGGCGTGTTTTCGCGACCGCAAGTTCCGGCGCTTATTCGCCTGGGCGGCGTTCATGGCGGGAGCGTTTATCTTGGCGGGGTGCCTGCGGCAATTGTTTACGGAAAAACCCGCTTTTTCATGGAAGTGGTTTCCTGCTTTGACCCTTACGCCGGGCAGTTACGAGCGGCAGCGCCTTGGCTCTTTTTTAGGACATAACAATCCCAGCTCGGCGTATCTTTGGATTTCGGTTTTATACGCCATTTTATTGTGGCGGAGGAATAGGCGCTGGAGATGGTCCGCTTTTTTCGGCGTTTATATCGCTCTGGCGCTAACCATTGTTTTTTTAGGGGGCAGCCGGGGCGTAGTCTTGATGATGCCGCCGGGACTTGCGATCGTGGGTTTGGGATTTTTGCGTTTATATCAGGGACGGTTTGCGCGAAGGAACGATTTTTGGAAGGCGATGTCTCCAAAGAAATGGCTAGGCGCCGGGGGCGGGGCTTTGGGAGTCTTATTGATTCTTTTAGTCGTATTGTCGCAAGCGCCGATCGGGCAAAAGGGCATCGAGAATGTAATGTATCGTTTCCGGCAATCGAAGGACGATTTGTTGTCCGGCACCTATCCCCGCGTATGGTGGATATCGCTGCTGATGGCGCGCGAGCATGCGCTGGAGGGCGTGGGATTTTCTTCCTGGCCATATCTTTATCCTTCCTATCAGGAGAGCTGGTTCGAGAAATATCCGTACACCCGCCTCGGATTGCCGAAGGATGGGGCTTATTCCCAGCAAGCCCATAACGAATATTTGCAGGGATGGGCGGAATTGGGACTGCCAGGCCTCGCGTTGATTCTCTGGCTCTTGGCGCTGCATGGATGGAATATCGTCAAATTGCTGCGATCGCCGTCGCCGCCGTTTGGGGGATTAATCGCCGCGGCCGCCACGGTAGGAACGTTGATGCGGGCCTTGTTTGGATTTCCGTTTCACGAAGCGGCGGCCAGCTGCTTGTTTTTGGCGAATCTCGGTTATTTCGCTTATTACGCTGGCGGGCGGGAATGGGAATGGCGCGCGTCTTGGATGTCCTCATCGTGGATGGGCGTTAAGGGATTCGCCTTGGCGGGAGGCTTGATTGTTTTCAGTTTTCTTTTCCATCCCATTCATCGATACATCGTCGGGGATATGATGCGCCAATTGAATACGACCTACAAACATAAGGCGGAGCTCGATCCCAGCCAGCGGCAATATTTCTATGACCAGGCGCATATATCGCTGAAAGATTCGATCGCTTACCTATCTGACGATGGAGAAGCGCTGTACGAATTGGGCAAATCGTCCTATTTCCACGGCATGAGCAAGGGAGACGACAATCTTTTGCGCGCAGCCATCGAACAGCTCGACAATTCCAAGCGCAATTATTCATTCTACGATCAATACGCCTATTTGGGACGCGCTTACCGCATGTTGTGGGAGCATCAACAACGTCCGGAAGACTGGGAAAAATCCTTGCAAAATTTCCGTAAATCCGTCGCCATTTATCCGCTGTTTTACGAAGGCTGGGTGCAGATCGCCGTGCTATTGGGCAAGGGCGGCAAGCCGAAGGAAAGTTACGAATTCGCGGCGGAAACGGAATTGCGCTTTCCCGGATTCGTGGAAGAAGGCCTCTTGAAAGGCGCTTATGCGGCGAGCGGAGATGGCGACAATATCACGGCGGGCATGTTGTTCGACCTTGCGTTGATCGTTAAGCCCGCCAATCCAACGATTTTCTTGGCGGCGATGAATTTTTACCGTTCGATCGACCGTCTCGATATGGCGGCGCGCGTCTTGGCGGGTGCGGGAGAGCATCAAGCGCCCGAACTCGCCATGCAGGATTTGACTAAGACGGTTTGGCTGTTGTTGCAGCAACGCCGCGTCAAGGAAGCCTACGATCTGATGGCGGAGATGAGGCATAAAGTGACGCTGCAATCGAACGTCGAAGCGTGGTTTTATTCCGGACTGGTCTCCTGGCATGCGGGTCAACCGTGGGAGAGCGCGGGCTGCTGGGCGATGGCGAGGCGGCTAGGAGCGACGGAGGAGCAATTGAGTTCATGCTACCCGGCGGTGATGAGTTTGATCGCCATTCCGGCATGCATCAGGTGA
- a CDS encoding S41 family peptidase, translating into MKRFLYTPFLLLLVAAFSYAGTGYENGLGQRNFYQVSKYINDRFEESVDFADVFKTAWICLAHVMPVTSEIMAATYDISATSKEIRNFYASQIEKSIELAIKKRPDDATPTVLDLWNFAANGLVIGLKDPFSQFLPPKQHEELQRVLSGEPDEAKQFFGVGISVEWDTEGDLGVLVVAPLPGTPAERSGIKAGDIIVKVNGEILKDWEGSYKDKLEKAVAKITGEKGTEVTLTMKKPNSPETIDITLTREPINPELHITKEMLDGEVGRVRLMSFYANSEKELLETLRYLKTEGMKKLIFDLRFNPGGYLDQAVKVANIFLKEGDLITYTSGRKSTPRHFYAAPTPDDGFNQIPMAVLINEFSASASEVVTGALKDNQRAKIAGKKSFGKGSVQEVFNLDGDAGLRLTVAKYYTPSGECIHGKGIQPDIEVDPLTREEGEKLEEKDYTHISRLERMLEIDPQLKAAYQYLRGEIAAKDAD; encoded by the coding sequence ATGAAGCGCTTTCTATATACGCCATTTCTACTCTTATTGGTTGCGGCCTTCTCCTATGCCGGGACGGGATACGAGAATGGGTTAGGCCAGCGCAATTTTTACCAGGTAAGCAAATACATTAACGACCGTTTCGAAGAGAGCGTCGACTTCGCCGATGTTTTTAAGACGGCTTGGATTTGCTTGGCGCACGTCATGCCGGTAACGAGCGAGATTATGGCGGCGACCTACGATATTTCCGCCACCAGCAAGGAAATACGCAATTTTTACGCGAGTCAGATCGAAAAAAGCATCGAGCTGGCCATCAAAAAAAGACCTGACGATGCCACGCCGACGGTTTTGGATTTATGGAACTTCGCCGCCAATGGCTTAGTAATCGGACTGAAAGACCCGTTTAGCCAGTTTTTGCCGCCGAAGCAGCATGAAGAATTGCAGCGCGTTCTATCCGGCGAACCAGATGAAGCAAAGCAATTCTTTGGCGTCGGAATCAGCGTGGAATGGGATACGGAAGGAGATTTAGGCGTTCTGGTCGTGGCGCCGCTGCCGGGAACTCCAGCGGAGCGCAGCGGCATCAAGGCGGGCGACATCATCGTCAAAGTCAATGGCGAAATATTAAAGGATTGGGAGGGAAGCTATAAGGATAAATTGGAGAAAGCCGTCGCCAAGATCACGGGAGAGAAAGGAACAGAAGTTACGTTGACGATGAAAAAACCCAACTCGCCCGAAACTATCGATATTACGCTGACGCGCGAACCCATCAATCCCGAATTGCATATTACAAAGGAGATGTTGGACGGCGAAGTGGGCCGAGTTCGCTTAATGAGTTTTTACGCCAACTCCGAAAAAGAACTGCTGGAGACTTTGCGATATCTCAAAACGGAAGGCATGAAGAAATTGATTTTCGATTTGCGCTTCAATCCGGGCGGATATCTGGATCAAGCGGTGAAGGTCGCCAATATTTTCCTCAAAGAAGGCGATTTGATTACTTATACTTCGGGCCGAAAATCGACGCCGCGTCATTTTTACGCCGCGCCTACTCCCGATGACGGATTCAATCAAATTCCCATGGCGGTATTGATCAACGAATTTTCCGCCAGCGCCTCTGAAGTCGTTACCGGAGCATTGAAAGACAATCAACGCGCCAAGATCGCCGGGAAAAAGAGTTTCGGAAAAGGCTCGGTGCAGGAAGTGTTCAACCTGGACGGGGACGCCGGGCTGCGCTTGACTGTGGCCAAGTATTACACGCCCTCCGGCGAGTGCATCCACGGGAAAGGCATTCAACCAGATATCGAGGTCGATCCTCTCACGAGAGAAGAAGGAGAAAAGTTAGAGGAGAAGGATTACACCCATATCAGCCGGTTGGAACGGATGCTGGAAATCGATCCCCAGTTGAAAGCCGCCTATCAATATCTTCGCGGGGAAATCGCCGCCAAGGATGCGGATTAA
- the thpR gene encoding RNA 2',3'-cyclic phosphodiesterase, translating into MRAFISINLTDSLHEAIGRFQKQLDPEAPGVRWIRPQNCHLTLKFLGEMAESQVEIIERSLLPIAHSFRPFSFEMGGAGQFPKQGPLSVLWVGIRKGSEIIASLENAIRAALEEAKISFDKKPFSPHLTIGRGKNTGRPSRIDYRKYENVSLGVMEADAFYLMESVLDPQGAIYTPRGRFPLGEKED; encoded by the coding sequence ATGAGAGCGTTTATTTCTATTAACTTGACGGACAGTCTTCATGAAGCCATAGGGCGTTTTCAAAAACAATTGGATCCGGAGGCGCCGGGCGTCCGCTGGATCCGGCCCCAGAATTGCCATCTTACTTTGAAATTTTTGGGCGAAATGGCGGAAAGCCAGGTTGAAATCATCGAGCGCAGTCTGCTTCCCATCGCCCATTCGTTCCGGCCTTTTTCCTTCGAGATGGGCGGCGCCGGGCAATTTCCCAAACAAGGCCCTTTATCGGTGTTATGGGTAGGCATTAGGAAGGGATCAGAAATAATAGCATCTTTGGAGAACGCCATCCGCGCCGCATTAGAGGAAGCGAAAATCTCTTTCGATAAAAAGCCATTTTCTCCCCATCTGACAATCGGGCGCGGGAAGAATACCGGCCGTCCTTCACGCATCGATTACCGGAAATATGAAAACGTTTCTTTGGGCGTTATGGAAGCCGACGCGTTTTATTTGATGGAGAGCGTACTCGATCCCCAAGGGGCGATCTATACGCCGCGCGGGCGCTTCCCACTGGGGGAGAAGGAAGATTAA